ACAGTCTTTTTACATTGCAGTCTTACGTTATTGCTAATCAATGAGAAGTGTTTCAGCTTCTCGTTACACCCACAACAAGTGTCAACGTGCATGAACAGGAGCATGACGCAACGCACAAGTGCAGCGAAATGACAGTTATTCCTTAAGAAAAAATTTAGGATTATGTTTTCTTGATGCTTAGCAGAACCAAGCTGGTCCTATTTTGTTCAGGAGGTTGTGTCTCGCTCTAACCGCTCTTTCGCTGCTCTCCGACAGGAAGAGTTGGAGAACTTCCCCCTGTCCATCATCCAGATGTGTCAAGCAGTGATCAACAAGACGCGCTACCACTCGGTGCTGCTGCTCGTGTGTCAGGACAGGGATCAACACAAACCCGACATACACTTCTTCCACTGCGATGAAGTGGAGGTGCGTCTCAGACTCGAATGCTTCAGACTTTAATTCGATCAACCTGctttactctgtgtgtgtgtgtgtgtgtgattgaacGGAAACCGTGCACATAGATATTTGCCTCAGGGCAGATGTGTCCCTGAAAGAGTCTAACTCTCAATGCAAACGGCACCGTTTGATATTGTGAGATAAGGTTGATGTATTGGATCTCACCACCTATTGGCTATGATCTGTTCATGAgaatcgttaaaaaaaaaaaaaaaactgagtagTCAGTCAAGTTTAAGGCCTGTTGTAGATTCAGGTCACACAGCTGATGTTTCTGGCCTCTAGGGAGGGTGTAACCACAGCAGCGGCACTTTTGTGAAGATGCCACAGCTTTATAACACAGATACTCAAAGATAAATGGACAACAAGAGATCAGAGAGATAATAATTAAGAGCACCATTGTTAAAATCTGACCTGAGAAGGAAGGACGATGCAGAGTCGTCCCTGTCCTGTGAGATCCACTTAACCACATACAACCACATCTGAGGGACTTTGAATTGTTCTGCAGCATTTGGCTCCACAACTCCTCTGTTAGTCATTGGGTCCCATATTTCACGAACTGCCATGATGCAAAACACCGAGCGTCAGTTTGCTCCCAATGCTGTGCTGTGTATCCGTCaccaccggtgtgtgtgtgtttgtgtgacttgTGTGAGTcagtgggtgaatgtgattcTGCAAAGGGTGAAATGTGCTAAATTATAATTAATTTGCTGATTAAGTTTATCTACATGCACCTGAGGCTCAGAGTGAAACTACAGATGGAAAGaatttgactgtgtgtgtttcctctatCTGTCCAGGCTGAGATGGTCCATGCAGACATAGACAGTGCCATTGGAGACAACAAACACGGAAGGAAAATGAGGCTCCAAACTCTGAAGTGAGATCAAGGCTGCCGTCACGTGCACATACGCACACAGCCCTGTTTCTATGACTTCCTGTGGACTTACTCCAGACTAAATATTAACCGCATCTTGCTAAACtgtaacccttaccctaacttTAACCTCGCCTATAACCACGAGCTCAACCTGAAACTCGACTTCCGAGGCTGAACTCTtcatccctcctcttcctccagggtGAACCAGGAGAAGATGAGGCATCACAGAGAGACCATCCTCCCAGCGGCAGCGTCCCAAGCGCccccgcctgctccaaagggtCGGGTGACGGCTCCGAGCCCACGAGGTGAGAACACACTGATGCAGAGCTTAGTGTGTATTGTTAGAATATTTTGTAGCACTGCTTGAGCTTTTCTTTATGTTgggcttatttatttatttatttatttatttttgtttacagACAGACTACCATCTGGACCACAAGACAAGGAGTCGCATGAAAAACTGGCCCAGCGAATCGAGAAGGATGTGGTCAGTGTGTGGTTTGTTTCTCCACCGGTCGTCAACAACACACCGTACCCGTCATGTATCACAATACCAACACGTACCTCATGCTAAACCCCAGAATCTGTCTCCTTCAGCAAATCCTCAACTGTGCTCTGGACGACATCGAGATCTTTGTTGCACGCCTACAAAAAGCGGCAGAGGCCTTTTCTCAACTCAGCCACCGCAACAAGAGtaagaagaataagaagaaagGACCAGCAGGTCTGTCCCCCTTTCTTCTGTTGTGGTGGCTCGAGTGCAGTGACCGTATCTTCACACTGCTCACATCGgtcatgtttgtgtctctttgtgttctCCCGCCCGGGACTCTCATCCAGTCGTGTATGTGTGGTGGTCGTGGCCACTTCAGTGTGCTGTCCGATGATACAGTACCTGCTACACAAATGATCCTCACTACCAGTCATCATTCACTCCTTCAGTGTGCCGAACTGACACCGATTGCATACTGACCATGAATCTGCAAAGGTTGAACTAATTTCAGCACAGAGACGCAGACTgaaggagttaaaaaaaaatactactgCAAATGTTGCTGAGTGATATTTTACCACTCAGCACTTGCAGGGTTCTCGTGATGCAGTGTTGTTTCCGTCCACACAGCTCATTGTCTGCAGTGAGATGTGATGcagaaaaagttttgtttgtgtttgatcaGAGGCAGACATGTGGGCCAGGCCTCATCTGGTGGGtaccagagagaggagggtgaAACTCCACACGTTTTTGGAAGTGGGGCTGTCGTGACCCAGAATTTAGGGATGGATGCTCGTCATGTTCGTGAACTGGTGCAGCCCCGCTGCTAATTTACGACTGTAGGTCCCTGAATGGGACTCTGAACCCCCAAACTACTCCAGTTGAATGAAAAGCATCCATTGCAAAAATTTAGATTGAGGAAAAATGTGGGTcaaatgcacaaaaacagcagccacaacacactgtctcacacacaGTTGTGGAACTATAATGGATGGATAAGAGTGTTTGAATAGACTGTACTTTAGTACAAAACCATCAGTACAACAGTCATGAATATTGCAGACTATCTGCCTGATATAACATGTTAAACTGGTACAAGAAGCGACATGAGACCGAGGTTCATCctttaaacactttaaaaatcCATGAAGGAGCAGACATGTTGTCTCTGACTGCCCGAACAGACAGATGTGCTCGTAGTAAATTCTCCAGCAGGAGAATGTGTTTCTCAGCTTTGGGTTCATGGTCCCACGTGTtgtcttttttaagtttttgtgtttggttgtttttttttttttttgttttgtttttttttttaattcattgacTAGTTTTGCTTTCCAAACAAAGCCTCTCCATTGTTTGCTATGGGAAtacttcagaaaacacaacgcttCTCAATATAGTGAATTTGGAGGTCATGAGAATATTGGGACCTTTTTAATCTCGAGTTGAGAAATGCTGCTGTTGCAAATTCTTTCCTACTCTCTGGCCGaggtgaacttttttttttttttttttttcagtgaaactgtttATTAACTgataattaaaatatttttttccttttatttccttGAGATTGAATACACGACTGAAGCCATAAGCTTTCGCAGATGAGACAAAAGATAGAAACATTTCAGTCCACGGCTCTGAACCCGGTCAGAGAGTGTCTCGGTGTGTGATGTGTCCATGAGGCTGGTAACTCAGGAGTTTGTGTGTGGTCACTGTTGCTCTGCTTGTTTACAGAGGGCATGCTGACCTTGCGAGCCAAACCCCCCACTGAAGCAGAATTCATTGATAGCCTGCAGAAACTGAAGCTGGCCTTCAACCTCTTGGTGAGATATCACAGCACCTTCCCTCCCTCAGTCATCACAGCTGCTCTTGGTCACTGCATCACTTTGGATTGGTCActctgccccctgcaggccaaaCTGAAGAAGCACATACAGAACCCGAGTGCCTCTGAGCTCGTTCATTTCCTCTTTGGTCCTCTGGAGTTGGTAAGCCCTAAAtatcttaatttttttcagttcatgCCTTTTAAAAAGTGGTCATAATATATAAATCCATGTCCAGCCTGAAGGGAAGTGTCGTGTGAATATCTGAGGCTGTTCAAATTCAGCCAATGAGTACAGTTCAGCACTTGCACTTTTGTCGTCTGGTATTcttcttgttgtttgtgtttttaattttttttggtaCCACACCCACTGCCGCTCTGCTAAACACACCAGACTGGAGCGACGCGGCTTTCAATTCTTAACACAGGTGCAGCCGCGCTTACATAATGTTGCTTTTTCCAAGCTGCAGTGTTCAGCCACGCCTTCGATACTGctggataaaaccaaaggccTGTGACTTGGCTCTGCACGGATATGGCGCAATGATCTATGGTCCTGTTCAATTTTCTTAGATAAAGCTCGTTCTGTAGTATTTAATCTTGACACCATGGTTGTACACTGAACTCAGCTATGACTCTCACTACAGCAGGTTCACATACATGAACTGAACTCAAAGATCTAAGACTTCCTCTATGTACACAAAAGTACTATTTCTCTCAAATATTGGAAACCAATTTATCTCAATTTGTGTTGATCAGCGCTTCCCCTTTGCCGAGATAACCTATCCAAGCCACAGGTGTGGCATATCAAGATACTGATTAGACAGCAGAATTATGACCCAGGTGTGTCTGAGGCTCACCACAATAAAAAGCCACtataaaaatgtgcagttttatcACACGAAACAATGCTTTCGATTGTGTAGTTGACTGTGGCGTATCAAATGCTGGTCCGCTCCTGTTTGATGGCTGTTCAAAGTTGTTGAAAATTGGCAGGAAATGAAGCACGCCGCCGTGTGCGCCAAGTCAGAGCGCCACAAACATGACATGACACGCGACCACTCATACCATAACCCCACCGCTACTATGGTCTATCAGCAAACCGCTCACCCACATGACGATGAGATGAACCAGGATTCTTCTTCATAACTTAAAGCGTCTGTGGCATCGTGCTGTGTgataaaactgcacatttcagaGTGAGATTTTACTGTAGAAAGTTCTTATATTGTGGgttcagctcatgaaaaatgggagcaaaaacaaaatgattttcttGACTCATAAGTAAtaattataaataataataagaataagaaaaaatgaACTTGATAGCTCCTCTAAACGGTGATTGCGTTCACAGGTACTGCAGACCTGCGGGAGTCCAGAACTGACGCGCTCAGTCATCTCGCCTCACTTGTCCAGAGACGCTGTGGACTTCCTGAGGGGACACCTGTCTCCCAAAGAGATGACCACCTTCGAGCTCCTCGGAGATGGATGGACCAAACCCAGGTACGGTTCCGCTGGCTACATTAGTGGCTGAAGGTTCACGCTTTGACCAGTTCTTCCCGCTTCCGCCTCCCGCAGATCAGAGTGGCCCCCGGAAAAGTGCGCTCCTCCTTATTACCCAAAGTTCCGTAATGGTTGGGAACCGCCGGCGGAGCACTTCAGGACAGCTCCTTGGGAAACTGAGGGACCCAGTGGGCCGCCTCCggctcctctgtctcctctgtctcccatCAGTCCAAGTTATGAGAGACCCTCAGCTGACGATGTGagaatttttttcctttcagcggTCAGTAAGTTACTGAATGTCACCATGTTACTGTAGTCTAAGCttgatgtttgtgtttcagttttacgGAACTCACTCCTCGAGCTCGTCAAATGGGTAAGTGAGGACGTCCTCCGGGTGCTGTGCTGTGTCTTTCATTCCACAGCATGTTAAACTTTGATGCCAATTGTTTTAACAGGTCTTACAACGGGTCTCATCATGGGTCACATCAAAACCGCAAATACGCCAAAATACTTTACCACTTTGTTGCCCGAAACGCCAACGAGCTGTCCGTGCTGCAGGATGAGGTCCTTGAGGTTGTACTgtcttatttttcatatttatgtgTTGTGGCCAATCACAATCCTACCTACTCTGCTTTAGAGTTTTTAGAACTTTTAGATGGGACCCTTGAAACTAAATCATGACCTTTAACTTAATACGTTTTATTCAAATAGCACAAATCCACGATGAGCAAATAAACAGCATCAGGTCCATTGCTACAGAACGGTGGTCAGAGAAATGCTTGTAAACGGTTAGTTTTCAGTGTCATGCAGTGAGATTTGTCTTGATGTGAATGAAATTCATCTTTTGCAGGTGATTGAGGATGACAAACAGTGGTGGAAACTACGGAATCACAGCGGCCAGTCTGGCTACGTCCCCTTTAACATCCTGGATGTGGTGAAGACGGATGACGTAGATGGTCTCTTCAGCCCGGTGAGCTGCCCGAGCACGAGCGACACGTACAGAACTTACAGAGTGTGGTGATAAAAATAACGATAAGAAAAGTGCAAATTCATACTGtgttaatgctttttttttttttttttttttttacaactttaatGTGAATCAAATATGTGGCAGTTTTCTGCTTTAAGTTAGGTGCAATTATCACTTTCACCCATTTTGCTTGACGCTGTGACCTTAAGATGAAAAACTTGGCAAGTCAAACTGAACTATGATGGAACAACCTGCTacaagttagtttttttttttgtttttgctacAGCTATTTAATTGCATTtgctttgtatttttgtatttcggcgcacagcggctgagtcagcggcttctactgctgtgctccggtatatccttccgcagacCACTATGCTtgtatctgtgtgtatcaacatgttattttaacggattgaaaagaaaacacatcttttaaaatgttttataatcattcagatttacttcacgtgctaatacgccgtcccctggaccactgtaaggagtattCTGTCTACTTTcctcagtccggctctgtttcctattgacttccagcaattgagctaaggtAACTACGATGAGCTAAGGTAACTACGATGCtgacagctgggaaccagccactggacgcagagacactaaaaaggtatttatgagcttgtctaactttatcaatgatagggaaagggcatGGTTCCaaaagatttttgacccacgccctttccctgtcattgacaaagttagacaagctcataaataccttttttgtgtctctgcgtccagtggctggttcccagctgtcagcatcgtagttagcttagctcaattgctggaagccAATAgggaacagagccggactgacgaaagtggacaaaatactccttacagtggtccaTTCCTTTAAGGCATGTTGTTAAGTCCATGCCAggatgcattctgggaaatgtaggCAGTCACTATCAAAAGTATGTGGTCGTGAGAAGGATCagagtttctttctcttttcagaTACGCACATCTAAGTTACAAGTATGAATAGCACTCGCATTCCCACAGCGACAGAATGACAGGAAGCAGTAGTCGTTAGATTTATACAGATTCATTCTTCATGCAGGTTCATCAACACCCTGCAGCAGTGACTGCGTGTAAATCCTCATGTCAGTCTGGAACATTCTCACAAAAATGTATCAGCCCAAaccagctgagagacaaacCAGTTTTTGAaataacactgctgctgctctctcatgTGTCTGtgtccctttgtgtgtgtgtgtgtgtgtgtgtgtgtgtgtgtgtgtgtgtgtgtgtgtgtgtgtgttacaagACATCACCAACCGCATCAATGAGCCCTACAAACACTTTCAACAAGGGAAGACAAAGAGACAAAAGTAAGTTgatgacactgaaaaaaaaacccactcagATTAAGGAAATGAATTACGAAAATAGTATTTCTAATAACTGGTAATCATAAATAGCCGCTCCTGTTCTCATCTcgtgtgtctgtgttgcagtgATGGATGAAGTCAACAGTGAGCTGCTGAAGGTGATCACCGCTGGTAAAGCCCAGGCTCCCGTTAAGGTGAAGATTGACCGGTCCGCCACCACCCACGTGCCGCTCACCTACGACTCCGACTCGGAGCAGGTGACCAAGTGGCTCACTGCGAAGGGCTTCTCTAAACCGTAAGTCCCCCATGATGCTCGTGGACGCATCAAATCATCAAATCTTTGTTCAGTTTCTCACTGGAGACACTGTGGGGCAGTTCGAAGGGACAAAGTGCAGAACATTATTCTTCACACTGGATTCTTTTTcttgaaaacatattttttttaaggtttccaGTGGATGTGTTATGAATTTGGACAGATATGACAGTGCGCTGGGTTAACAGGAAACGTATtgatttgtttgtattttctgcaGGACGGTTGAATGTTTGGGGATCCTGACTGGAGCtcagctgttttctctgaacAAAGAAGAGCTGAAGGCGGTGTGCGGAAGCGAAGGCAGTCGCGTCTACTCTCAGGCCACCGTGCAGAAAGAGATGCTCGaggtcagtcacacacacatacacgcagaAAAAGTAATAGTTGAAACTCAAATTTAAGAGAATAAGGcatactgtgaaaaaaaaaaatcccacatcaAATGTTTTCATAAATTCAACACATTagatcaagaaaaaaaaaacctgcagctcaACTTTTAGCTCCTGTTCAGGCATGTTTGGGTCACAGCCTTTTCTCAGgttaaaagacaaacacacaaaaaaactggtGTTAATTATCTCTGAGTCACACTGTCATTGATCCAAGTTTagtcaaataagaaaaaaaaaagctggtgtGTGTTCACTAAAGAGCAGCTCAGTACTTCCATGGAGTGGATTTGATCATTTAATTCCTAAACCTTAAGGCTAGCGTGACAGCTATACTGAATAAGTATCAACACCAATGTTGGTTAAGACATGTTCAGATCATCATCTAGaagatgttttattatttgcaaTATTTCCCACAAAAAGTGGTGTTTGTTTACCCAAATGGAGATTATTGGTAGAGATGtaccaaatacaaaaaaacaaagtataaCAGGTAACAAAGGAAATTAATTATTTTGGATCAATGATTTAAGGATTTTGCCGATTTCACCATTAACTGTTAATGTTTTGACCCTGGTAGAAATCCAGTGGAGACTCGGAGCTGAAGGAAGTAATGACGCGGAGGCAGGAGAGGATCGACTCCGGCGGCATTTAATGAACCCGTTGACCAACGCCGCCCACACCCCGATGCTTTCCCTTTGCTCTCACCTTTCACAGCGCAGCAGTTTCCCAAATCAAATCTGCTGTTAATTATTACCTACAGTAGGAAATACTAAATTCGTGTATACATTTTCGattgtatatttattttgtacCAAGACAACAAGGCAAAAAGTGTTTCTCTTGCAGTTTATTTCGCTCttcttttcaaatgttcaaaataaatggtgTTAAAGAGATACCTGCTGACGGGAGGAACACGTGAATTCAAGTGCAGGTCCGTGCATGTGagtgagcatgtgtgtgcgtCACGTCCATTGCATGTAACGTACGTATTTGTATGAGCAGCGTAGTTGTTGTTTATGGTCGTTGTCAATATTGCAGCTTTTTGGTATAAATgacatgttcaaaaaaaaagagaagaggaaaaaaaaaaggtagattTTAGCGATTACATTTCTGTCAGTGCCAGAATGTTTGACTTGCTCTCTGATATATAGCCAATTATCTTCACATCACTGTTTACAGGTGTACCAAATGACAGACGATGTTATGTGTTACTTCTAGCATTTATCTATCAGTGTCCCATCCTGGCCGGTGAAGACCGACCGGAGTGAAGTATTACTAGACATAATGTTGCTCTTGATAATCAGATTTCACACATTCTGGCCGGCTTCTTAAGTAATAATCCTGCATGAAGTCGTCTTCAGCATTTTCCTggactgcacacacacgtgGAACAGAATGAGTGCAGGTGCATCTCCAAACTTTCGAATATCAGTGAAAAGTTAATcgtttcatcttgttttcacaCATATGAACCGGAAACTTCCAATCTCAAGGCATTTTTTAGAATTCTGAGCATTTTCATGAAAAGTTAAGGGATCTAATGAACAAATTCTGTTTGAATGATTGATGCATTGTGTATGTAACAAACCTAAAATGTATGGAAATCTGTCACTTTTAATCAAATTGGGTATTCTAATTTTTTGAGATGCACCTATTATTACAAGTGATATGTTGCTTAAGTATGAATGACAAAATGAAGACTTTGtgataaaaagaaacaatgttCAATGGGTTGTAGATATATTTGGGAAACTGTGTTTAAAACATTGTAATTAAAAGGTAAAGTTGCAAATTATTTCAGAacttgtctgttttttgtaCATAGTTTTCGTGTTTTGTCAGGATTCAAAGTATCAAATGTGCACAAATGTTCACCAAAGATTCTTTATTGTAAACGTAGTGAGCAGAAAAAGAGTTGTACTAAAAGCAAGACAGAAGAAACCTGGACCAACATTTCAACCCACGGTTACACGGGGTTTGTCGTTTGTTAAGCATAAATGTCACGTTTTATTGCTGAAACTCTTATAACAACAAAGAATTTAAGTTGTGTTAAACCATGAAAGACTGTTTTTACCACTTTTCTGACAACGGCGCCCGACTACTGATGAAAATACTTGAAAGATATTCTGTAAAAATCCAGCAATAGAGCACTCAACAATAACAAAATAGCATTCCCACACCAacaatttgatttttaaaaacgtCAAGGAGATACAATCAGTTTCGTGATGAAGAAGTGAGAGAAAAGCGTCACTCTTTTGCACACCGCAAGGAAAGCGTCGGCGGTCATTTGTGGAGGTAAGCGTCGAGCCAAAGGTCCCCCGAGCTTTTCAGTGACCTGAAAGACAACGTGAGagaaaaataaccaaaacaTTCCTGTTTTCTGTACTGAAAGGTGGTTAAAGGCTGAAAGTCCCAATTTTCATTTGCAATTTGCTGCACTCACCGAACCACATCTGTGATTCCTCGCCAGAGAGTTTTCATCTGATAGGGTATTCCATGTTTCTCACACAGCGCTCGGACCTGCGGGGCCACCAGGTGGTAGTTGTGACGCGGCATTGTGGGAAACAAACTTGGAGAAAAGAGAACGATCTATCAGAATAAACAGCagccaataaaaacagtgattgCAAGAATCAGATTATTAAATTGATGTCAAAGATCTCAATGGCTTATCGGTTCAAATGCAGCTGGAATACATATTTTCAGACTGGGAGTAAATCAGGACTGTCTGGGGAAAGTCCATGTAAGCACAGAGACTCCAGACCGATCTTATTACTGTCTGGAAAGGTGGAACCACGCAGCCAGAAGTCAGTCAGCATATGATCAAATCTAAAATATTTACCGAATACCAACCAGGTTTTGCCAAATGAAATGCGGCCCCAGTCACAATGCTGTCCTTGTGTTTGGGTTATAAATACCAGGAAAGGGTTTCAGTGGttgtaagtaaaaaaaaatcaacggcTGGCCACTTTGGACACTGGATTGCTGGAAGGTTCACGTTTTGGTTTACatgtttactgtattttccGCTTTCATGGAAAACTCCACAAcgggacagaaaaaaac
Above is a window of Salarias fasciatus chromosome 7, fSalaFa1.1, whole genome shotgun sequence DNA encoding:
- the eps8l2 gene encoding epidermal growth factor receptor kinase substrate 8-like protein 2 isoform X1; this translates as MKGMQHRPIPSFCHCSGLARSDSRMSAKALYEQRKKYSNSNFIMHETSQYHVEHLSTFIMDKTESIITVDDAIKKLALLDSKDKIWTQEMLLQVSDKSVRLLDCDTQEELENFPLSIIQMCQAVINKTRYHSVLLLVCQDRDQHKPDIHFFHCDEVEAEMVHADIDSAIGDNKHGRKMRLQTLKVNQEKMRHHRETILPAAASQAPPPAPKGRVTAPSPRDRLPSGPQDKESHEKLAQRIEKDVQILNCALDDIEIFVARLQKAAEAFSQLSHRNKSKKNKKKGPAEGMLTLRAKPPTEAEFIDSLQKLKLAFNLLAKLKKHIQNPSASELVHFLFGPLELVLQTCGSPELTRSVISPHLSRDAVDFLRGHLSPKEMTTFELLGDGWTKPRSEWPPEKCAPPYYPKFRNGWEPPAEHFRTAPWETEGPSGPPPAPLSPLSPISPSYERPSADDFYGTHSSSSSNGSYNGSHHGSHQNRKYAKILYHFVARNANELSVLQDEVLEVIEDDKQWWKLRNHSGQSGYVPFNILDVVKTDDVDGLFSPTSPTASMSPTNTFNKGRQRDKMMDEVNSELLKVITAGKAQAPVKVKIDRSATTHVPLTYDSDSEQVTKWLTAKGFSKPTVECLGILTGAQLFSLNKEELKAVCGSEGSRVYSQATVQKEMLEKSSGDSELKEVMTRRQERIDSGGI
- the eps8l2 gene encoding epidermal growth factor receptor kinase substrate 8-like protein 2 isoform X2 translates to MSALGPPSNQANGLARSDSRMSAKALYEQRKKYSNSNFIMHETSQYHVEHLSTFIMDKTESIITVDDAIKKLALLDSKDKIWTQEMLLQVSDKSVRLLDCDTQEELENFPLSIIQMCQAVINKTRYHSVLLLVCQDRDQHKPDIHFFHCDEVEAEMVHADIDSAIGDNKHGRKMRLQTLKVNQEKMRHHRETILPAAASQAPPPAPKGRVTAPSPRDRLPSGPQDKESHEKLAQRIEKDVQILNCALDDIEIFVARLQKAAEAFSQLSHRNKSKKNKKKGPAEGMLTLRAKPPTEAEFIDSLQKLKLAFNLLAKLKKHIQNPSASELVHFLFGPLELVLQTCGSPELTRSVISPHLSRDAVDFLRGHLSPKEMTTFELLGDGWTKPRSEWPPEKCAPPYYPKFRNGWEPPAEHFRTAPWETEGPSGPPPAPLSPLSPISPSYERPSADDFYGTHSSSSSNGSYNGSHHGSHQNRKYAKILYHFVARNANELSVLQDEVLEVIEDDKQWWKLRNHSGQSGYVPFNILDVVKTDDVDGLFSPTSPTASMSPTNTFNKGRQRDKMMDEVNSELLKVITAGKAQAPVKVKIDRSATTHVPLTYDSDSEQVTKWLTAKGFSKPTVECLGILTGAQLFSLNKEELKAVCGSEGSRVYSQATVQKEMLEKSSGDSELKEVMTRRQERIDSGGI